The following nucleotide sequence is from Mesotoga infera.
TGTCTGGCAGGGAGCAGATCGATTCAGTAATAAACACCCTTGATGGTGTCTTCATAATACCTAGGGGATTTGCGAACAAACTTCTCTTCCAGGAACCATCTGAGCTGATTTTTATCCCAAATCCAGGCTCTATGCAGACTACAGTTGCGCTCTATCAAGTATTGAGTAATGTCTTGAGGGAATTCAAGGCCCTCCCCGTTGTAGCGGACCCCGAATTCATGAAGACAGTAGATATCGATCCAAATTATGTGGCTCCTTCGCTTACAGTAGAGGGGATTTCTGAATCGAAGCTCAGCTTCTCTTCTCTTCTCTTCCCAATAGTGCTGGTTACAACGCTAATGTTTATGACATCAGTAGGCGCTTCAACAGGTGTCTTTGAAGATAGAAGAAACGGTGTAATAGACATTCTGAGACTTTCAAATGTCGGCTCATTGAAGTATATAGGAGCTAAAGTAGTAAGCTTTATGTTATTTTCGACGGCACAGGTCCTGATATTCATGGTTGCCGGGAAGTTCTTTGGGTTGGAAATAGCATCCAACTTTTTGCTCTACTTAGCAGTGATAGAGGTTTATATCTTCTTGTTCACATCTATAGGTTTGCTTATAGGTACTGTTCTCAATTCTTCGAGGAGCGCACAGCTGACTTCCATATCAATAGTCACGACGTTACTGGTTCTGAGCGGAATTCTAATTCCCCATTCGATGTTTCCTGACTGGCTTGAATCTTTCAGTAGA
It contains:
- a CDS encoding ABC transporter permease, producing MRFFKLVQNDLLLIFKSRTFLLVLVLLPVLLASISAITSDTGGYSDLRIGIINEDKTFIGLFFIQYASSMLKGENIIQLSGREQIDSVINTLDGVFIIPRGFANKLLFQEPSELIFIPNPGSMQTTVALYQVLSNVLREFKALPVVADPEFMKTVDIDPNYVAPSLTVEGISESKLSFSSLLFPIVLVTTLMFMTSVGASTGVFEDRRNGVIDILRLSNVGSLKYIGAKVVSFMLFSTAQVLIFMVAGKFFGLEIASNFLLYLAVIEVYIFLFTSIGLLIGTVLNSSRSAQLTSISIVTTLLVLSGILIPHSMFPDWLESFSRNLPTTSLLVLLQGISMLDFGLSQAVVPSLVNLSIAAVITIGAGLMTLREDISLAD